The Clostridiaceae bacterium HFYG-1003 genome includes a window with the following:
- a CDS encoding GyrI-like domain-containing protein, with protein sequence MNTQLIQKPAFAVAGLSMTGIAGADFPGLWTRLMGEIPFPDLLQLGSGESFGVCYDYQPDDTFRYMAGFDVKDRARASELGLEILDIAPAQYLVVELIGPMPESIHRGWQWLMTEYFPSSPFTHAGTPDFEAYLEGDMSATDYKMELWVPVREK encoded by the coding sequence ATGAACACGCAGCTCATTCAGAAACCTGCCTTCGCGGTGGCTGGTCTTTCCATGACCGGCATAGCAGGAGCAGATTTCCCCGGCCTGTGGACCCGACTGATGGGAGAGATCCCCTTCCCGGATCTGCTTCAGCTTGGTTCCGGAGAAAGTTTCGGGGTATGCTACGATTATCAGCCGGATGATACGTTCCGCTACATGGCCGGTTTTGATGTGAAAGATCGAGCCCGGGCCAGCGAACTGGGACTTGAGATTCTCGACATTGCTCCCGCTCAGTACCTGGTGGTAGAGCTCATCGGACCCATGCCCGAATCGATTCACCGAGGCTGGCAATGGCTCATGACGGAGTACTTCCCTTCCAGCCCCTTCACTCATGCCGGCACCCCTGACTTTGAAGCTTACCTGGAAGGTGACATGTCAGCGACTGACTACAAAATGGAACTATGGGTTCCAGTTCGTGAAAAATAA
- a CDS encoding YebC/PmpR family DNA-binding transcriptional regulator: protein MSGHSKWHNIQAKKGKTDAARARVFTKLGKELMVAAKDNPNIDANSRLKDVVTKAKAANMPMDNIMRAIKKAAGELSGASYEEITYEGYGPGGPAFIVEALTDNKNRTAANVRHAFDKVGGNLGTPGSVSFQFNKKGQFILEVTDEIDLDELELAAIEAGAENIIRDEETVEILTEPEDYEAVSEALEQAGYAFAESGIKMVPNLYTEVDMETAVKIQKLIDILEEDDDVNDIYHNTDFPDEFEG from the coding sequence ATGTCAGGACATTCAAAGTGGCATAATATCCAGGCGAAAAAAGGGAAGACCGATGCAGCCCGGGCCAGAGTATTTACCAAGCTGGGCAAGGAATTGATGGTCGCAGCCAAGGATAACCCCAATATAGATGCCAATTCCAGATTGAAGGACGTCGTTACTAAAGCCAAGGCAGCCAATATGCCCATGGACAATATCATGCGGGCAATCAAGAAAGCCGCCGGTGAGCTGAGCGGAGCGAGTTATGAAGAAATCACCTATGAAGGCTACGGTCCGGGGGGACCGGCATTCATTGTTGAGGCTTTGACAGACAATAAGAATCGGACCGCGGCCAATGTGCGCCATGCTTTTGACAAAGTCGGCGGCAATCTGGGCACTCCAGGTTCCGTCTCTTTCCAGTTCAATAAAAAAGGTCAGTTCATCCTGGAAGTGACCGATGAAATTGATCTGGACGAACTCGAACTGGCTGCCATCGAGGCAGGAGCTGAAAACATCATCCGCGATGAGGAGACTGTTGAGATTCTGACCGAGCCCGAAGATTATGAAGCGGTTTCTGAAGCTCTGGAACAGGCCGGCTATGCGTTTGCCGAATCGGGAATCAAAATGGTCCCGAATCTTTATACGGAAGTGGACATGGAAACAGCCGTCAAGATTCAGAAACTCATTGATATTCTGGAAGAGGATGATGATGTCAATGACATCTATCACAATACGGACTTCCCGGACGAATTTGAAGGCTAG
- a CDS encoding PfkB family carbohydrate kinase, translated as MTKREREIIEILKKEPMINQNDLAGRLGISRSSVAVHITNLMKKDIIAGKGYVIREEKFVAVLGGANVDILGFPRERFKPGDSNPGSVLQSMGGVGRNIAENLARLNIPVRLLTVLGEDSHGEWILNDTSSAGVDVSHIRRDRSHPTGIYLSVQDETGEMIAAISQMSIYDEMDESYPESVLGVLRSADRIAVDTNLSEAALAYIAQNLSDRELFLDPVSSNKAMRVKSIIGSFSTIKPNRIESEILTGIPITDDESLKASARWYFNQGVRNVIISLGSEGTFAARGKVMGKVTSKKVPMRNANGAGDAFTSAMLMTSLETDDIREWTINGAASAISAILSESTINRDLSRETIKQMKKEYQIEWKNL; from the coding sequence ATGACGAAACGCGAACGGGAAATCATCGAAATTCTCAAGAAAGAACCGATGATCAATCAAAATGATCTGGCAGGGCGACTGGGGATTTCCAGAAGCTCGGTAGCGGTTCATATCACCAATTTAATGAAAAAGGACATTATCGCGGGGAAGGGGTACGTGATCCGTGAGGAAAAGTTCGTAGCAGTCCTGGGCGGCGCCAATGTCGATATCCTGGGCTTCCCGCGGGAACGGTTCAAGCCGGGAGACTCCAATCCCGGTTCTGTGCTGCAGTCCATGGGGGGCGTCGGACGCAACATTGCCGAAAACCTGGCTCGACTGAACATTCCGGTCCGTCTGCTTACGGTCCTGGGAGAAGACTCGCATGGGGAGTGGATCCTCAATGACACAAGTTCAGCCGGAGTGGATGTCAGTCATATCCGGCGCGACCGATCTCATCCCACCGGCATCTATTTATCTGTTCAGGATGAAACCGGTGAAATGATCGCCGCCATCAGCCAGATGTCAATCTATGATGAGATGGATGAAAGCTACCCGGAGTCCGTGCTTGGCGTCCTTCGCTCGGCGGATCGAATTGCTGTCGATACCAATCTGTCGGAGGCAGCACTGGCGTACATCGCACAAAATCTGTCTGACCGGGAACTCTTCCTTGATCCGGTTTCCAGCAATAAGGCTATGCGGGTCAAATCGATCATCGGCAGTTTTTCCACCATAAAACCCAACCGGATCGAATCGGAAATTCTGACCGGTATTCCCATCACGGATGATGAAAGCCTGAAGGCCAGCGCCCGCTGGTATTTCAACCAGGGGGTCCGAAATGTCATCATTTCGCTGGGCAGCGAAGGAACGTTTGCCGCCAGAGGTAAGGTGATGGGGAAAGTGACCAGCAAAAAAGTTCCGATGCGCAACGCCAACGGCGCCGGCGATGCCTTCACGTCCGCCATGCTGATGACTTCGCTGGAGACCGATGATATCCGGGAATGGACGATCAACGGAGCTGCCTCTGCCATCAGCGCAATCCTTTCCGAGAGCACGATTAACCGGGATTTGTCCCGCGAAACCATAAAACAAATGAAGAAGGAGTATCAGATCGAATGGAAAAATTTGTAA
- a CDS encoding YigZ family protein, which translates to MSYTIREEGLGEYTEKKSVFTGRICPCSSEAEARQYIEGIRKQERTARHHVFAYVIGEKNQIVRYSDDGEPQGTGGLPVLNVLTQHGLTDVCLVVSRFFGGILLGAPGLTRAYGKAAADAAASVTHWQVIQGAAFMVTLPYDLHARLKSFLSELQVTQTDFSQSVTLHLLTTEEEVDGVMAELTNQTQGQAIFSEVTAGRYFLSKDGMLEPVDQD; encoded by the coding sequence ATGAGTTATACAATTCGAGAAGAAGGACTGGGGGAATACACAGAGAAAAAGTCGGTATTTACCGGACGGATCTGCCCCTGCTCCAGTGAAGCGGAAGCGCGGCAGTACATTGAAGGGATCCGCAAACAGGAACGAACGGCCCGGCATCATGTCTTTGCGTATGTCATCGGCGAAAAAAATCAGATTGTGCGATATTCGGATGACGGAGAACCTCAGGGCACAGGCGGACTTCCGGTGCTTAACGTGCTGACTCAGCATGGCCTCACCGACGTCTGTCTGGTCGTCAGCCGCTTTTTCGGCGGAATCCTGCTGGGCGCTCCGGGACTGACCCGGGCTTACGGCAAGGCGGCAGCCGATGCTGCGGCATCAGTTACCCACTGGCAGGTCATTCAAGGTGCCGCTTTCATGGTCACCCTGCCTTACGATCTCCATGCCCGGCTGAAAAGCTTCCTGTCAGAACTTCAAGTCACGCAGACCGATTTTAGTCAGTCCGTAACGCTGCATCTTCTGACCACTGAGGAAGAAGTGGACGGCGTGATGGCGGAACTGACCAACCAGACCCAGGGTCAGGCAATCTTTTCTGAAGTTACGGCAGGTCGCTATTTCCTCAGCAAGGATGGAATGCTGGAACCGGTGGACCAGGACTAA
- a CDS encoding nucleotidyltransferase domain-containing protein, with protein MEDQIVEYQRTYNLAVQSLQSNKEVLAIFVFGSMVSGDLWEKSDIDFFVIMKKWPPGMTNVHSTDLGKPVHYKFLSKKEFMNSKGFDLKGSFLHRLFASSRLVNCRDRDIEERFNAGRAYTDQSRKIWTLTYFGKVIKGTDSIRKSLKNSNELAAYVTLMDTMNWYAMVLINEGGYMVSKDNINIAAELFPDFRQAFTNLVAGGDLKKRVEDTVSWILREMDRKLRDLTEVLFQYLRDKDRPLSANEIQEDPLLFPYRIEMEAILALLYEKKLLKRNHRELLSQGAETLVRENVYFI; from the coding sequence ATGGAAGATCAGATCGTAGAGTATCAACGGACCTATAACCTGGCCGTGCAATCACTTCAGTCCAACAAGGAAGTTCTGGCGATCTTTGTCTTTGGCTCCATGGTCAGCGGCGATCTTTGGGAGAAATCCGACATTGATTTTTTTGTCATCATGAAGAAATGGCCGCCGGGCATGACCAATGTTCATTCCACGGATCTTGGCAAACCGGTTCATTATAAATTCCTCTCCAAAAAGGAATTCATGAATTCCAAGGGCTTCGACCTGAAAGGCAGTTTCCTGCACCGCCTGTTTGCTTCCAGCCGGCTGGTAAACTGCCGCGACCGTGACATTGAGGAACGGTTCAACGCCGGTCGGGCCTATACCGATCAGTCCAGAAAAATCTGGACCCTGACTTACTTCGGAAAAGTGATCAAGGGGACGGATTCGATCCGCAAGTCCCTGAAGAACAGCAACGAGCTGGCAGCCTATGTTACGCTGATGGACACCATGAACTGGTACGCAATGGTGCTGATCAATGAGGGCGGCTATATGGTCTCCAAGGACAATATCAACATTGCCGCGGAGCTGTTCCCGGACTTTCGGCAGGCATTCACGAACCTGGTGGCCGGGGGCGACCTGAAGAAGCGGGTCGAAGACACCGTTTCCTGGATTCTTAGGGAAATGGACCGGAAGCTGCGGGATCTGACCGAAGTTCTGTTTCAGTACCTGCGGGACAAGGACCGGCCGTTGTCAGCCAATGAGATTCAGGAGGATCCGCTCCTGTTTCCATACCGGATCGAGATGGAGGCAATTCTGGCTCTGCTGTATGAAAAGAAACTGCTTAAGCGAAATCACCGTGAGTTGCTCTCACAGGGAGCCGAAACCCTGGTTCGAGAGAATGTGTACTTCATATGA
- the ruvB gene encoding Holliday junction branch migration DNA helicase RuvB: protein MSERFLSQCQIPEEDVQEYSLRPRRLSEYIGQSAVKERMKIFIEAARMRREALDHVLLYGPPGLGKTTLANIIALEMGGNLRITSGPAIERAGDLAAILTSLSAQDVLFIDEIHRLNPNVEEVLYPAMEDYSLDIVIGKGSQAKSIRLDLEHFTLIGATTRAGMLTNALRDRFGVVCQMDYYTPQELKEIVLRSAGILNTPINEDGAFEIAKRSRGTPRIANRLLRRVRDYFMVKQYERVNLEAAQGALRMLDVDGEGLDRVDNRILESLVHNFRGGPVGVETLSYFIGEDLDTIVDVYEPYLIKEGFILRTPRGRMASDRAYDHLGVQRPEK, encoded by the coding sequence ATGAGTGAACGTTTTTTAAGCCAATGTCAAATACCGGAAGAGGACGTCCAGGAATATTCGCTTCGGCCCCGGCGGCTGTCCGAATACATCGGCCAGTCTGCCGTTAAAGAACGGATGAAGATCTTCATCGAAGCGGCCCGGATGCGGCGCGAAGCTCTGGATCATGTGCTCCTGTACGGTCCCCCGGGGCTGGGCAAGACCACCCTGGCCAATATCATCGCTCTGGAAATGGGCGGGAATCTGCGGATCACCTCCGGACCGGCTATTGAACGGGCCGGCGATCTGGCTGCCATTCTGACCTCCTTGTCGGCTCAGGATGTGCTGTTCATCGATGAAATCCATCGCCTGAATCCCAATGTGGAAGAAGTGCTGTACCCGGCCATGGAAGATTATTCTCTTGATATTGTGATCGGGAAAGGATCCCAGGCCAAGTCCATCCGGCTGGACCTGGAACATTTCACCCTGATTGGTGCCACAACCCGTGCCGGCATGCTGACCAACGCACTGCGCGACCGGTTTGGCGTGGTATGTCAGATGGACTATTACACGCCGCAGGAGCTCAAGGAAATTGTCCTGCGCTCTGCCGGAATCCTGAATACGCCGATCAACGAGGACGGCGCTTTTGAAATCGCCAAGCGCAGCCGGGGCACGCCGCGAATTGCCAACCGCCTGCTGCGCCGGGTTCGCGACTACTTCATGGTCAAGCAGTATGAGCGGGTAAATCTCGAAGCCGCTCAGGGCGCTCTCAGGATGCTCGATGTGGACGGCGAAGGGCTGGACCGGGTGGATAACCGGATCCTGGAATCCCTGGTCCACAATTTCCGGGGAGGACCGGTGGGAGTGGAAACCTTGTCCTATTTCATCGGCGAGGATCTTGACACCATCGTGGATGTCTATGAGCCCTACCTGATCAAGGAAGGATTCATCCTGCGGACGCCACGCGGCCGGATGGCCTCGGACCGGGCCTACGATCATTTAGGCGTGCAAAGACCGGAAAAATAA
- the ruvA gene encoding Holliday junction branch migration protein RuvA, which produces MYEYIEGRFMGIFKDYVVIDHQGLGYKIYTSGNTMAKMPAMGEAAKLFLHQIVREDFIGLYGFHDRAELELFNQLLTVSGVGAKSALSLLSIATPDNLKKAMAFEEETLLLRATGIGKKTAGRIILELKDKFKKLNLTAPDRDIQISASQAEAVEALLSLGYTQKEADTVLKTVKPDLTVEETIKQALQALMS; this is translated from the coding sequence ATGTACGAATATATTGAAGGACGGTTCATGGGCATTTTCAAGGATTATGTGGTGATCGACCACCAGGGCCTTGGCTATAAGATATATACTTCAGGCAATACCATGGCGAAAATGCCGGCCATGGGGGAAGCAGCCAAGCTGTTCCTTCATCAGATCGTGCGGGAGGACTTCATCGGTCTGTATGGATTTCATGACCGGGCTGAGCTGGAGCTGTTTAATCAGCTTCTGACAGTCTCAGGTGTCGGCGCGAAATCCGCTTTGTCACTCCTGTCCATCGCCACGCCGGATAACCTGAAGAAAGCCATGGCTTTTGAGGAGGAAACACTCCTTTTGCGGGCAACGGGCATCGGGAAAAAGACCGCCGGCCGAATCATTCTGGAGCTGAAGGACAAGTTCAAGAAACTGAACCTGACCGCTCCCGACCGGGACATCCAGATCTCCGCCAGTCAGGCGGAGGCAGTGGAAGCTTTGCTGTCCCTGGGGTATACACAGAAGGAGGCCGACACCGTACTGAAAACGGTAAAGCCGGATCTTACCGTTGAAGAGACTATCAAACAGGCGCTGCAGGCTCTGATGAGCTAG
- a CDS encoding pseudouridine-5'-phosphate glycosidase: MEKFVKYLELSPEVEAALKEGRPVVALESTIISHGMPYPANVDTARAVEQIVRDHGAVPATIAILNGKLKAGLTDEEIEYLGQATDVIKASRRDIPYIVAQGRNGGTTVGATMIVAALAGIKVFATGGIGGVHRGAETTMDISADLEELGKTDVIVVCAGAKAILDLGLTLEYLETRGVPVLGYQTASLPAFYTSTSEFKVDYRVDSAREIAAIAQTKWDLNLSGGVLVTNPIPAEYSMDPELINQAIENALDEAKVQGIQGKETTPFLLSRIKEITKGKSLDSNIQLVYNNAAVASDIAVELAKAE, translated from the coding sequence ATGGAAAAATTTGTAAAATACCTTGAATTGTCACCGGAAGTTGAAGCTGCACTGAAAGAGGGCCGTCCAGTCGTCGCCCTGGAGTCCACCATTATTTCTCATGGCATGCCGTATCCTGCCAATGTAGATACAGCTCGGGCGGTGGAACAGATCGTACGAGACCATGGCGCAGTGCCCGCTACCATCGCCATTCTCAACGGAAAGCTGAAAGCCGGACTGACTGACGAAGAAATCGAATATCTGGGCCAGGCAACGGATGTCATCAAAGCCTCCCGCCGGGACATTCCCTATATCGTGGCACAGGGCCGCAATGGCGGAACCACCGTCGGAGCGACAATGATTGTCGCGGCTCTGGCCGGAATCAAGGTCTTTGCAACCGGCGGCATCGGCGGAGTTCACCGCGGAGCAGAAACCACCATGGACATCTCAGCTGATCTGGAAGAACTGGGCAAGACCGATGTGATCGTCGTCTGTGCCGGCGCCAAGGCGATCCTTGACCTGGGACTGACACTGGAATACCTGGAGACCCGCGGCGTGCCTGTCCTGGGCTATCAGACAGCCAGCCTGCCGGCATTCTATACCAGCACTTCGGAATTCAAAGTCGATTACCGAGTGGATAGCGCCCGCGAAATCGCGGCCATCGCTCAGACCAAATGGGATCTGAATCTTTCCGGCGGCGTTCTGGTCACCAATCCGATCCCCGCGGAATATTCCATGGATCCTGAACTGATCAACCAGGCCATTGAGAACGCGCTGGACGAGGCAAAAGTCCAGGGCATTCAGGGAAAAGAAACCACCCCGTTCCTGCTCTCCCGGATCAAGGAAATTACCAAGGGCAAATCCCTCGATTCCAATATCCAGCTGGTTTACAACAACGCCGCGGTCGCATCCGACATTGCCGTTGAACTGGCCAAAGCAGAATAA
- a CDS encoding TFIIB-type zinc finger domain-containing protein, protein MKCRQCGSELMDGSKYCNFCGQTQEETLEPVSQRIFLGDYEVTAFDHEPEEIPLSDGPILDRDHPLSAMKEASTGRPARKEHLILLALLLLIIGLSAFGVQTIASRRRSRETLAASQAAQLKEAEIKEQRDAYLRKYRELLVLAQSQEVTLKTNLDELLRISNWSWLNNIFLDGFYDSMVNKFRDSETFKTMTNRNAAMGDVFTALEEPPAGLEKVKTHALKLRDQSRKITRAFSETMGETTISDIEGWLDDYTKILENARAAL, encoded by the coding sequence ATGAAATGTCGCCAGTGCGGCAGCGAACTGATGGACGGATCGAAATATTGCAATTTCTGTGGACAAACCCAGGAAGAAACGCTTGAGCCAGTTAGCCAGCGGATTTTTCTGGGGGACTATGAGGTAACAGCCTTTGACCATGAACCGGAAGAAATCCCTTTATCCGATGGTCCGATTCTGGATCGGGATCATCCGCTGTCTGCTATGAAGGAAGCCTCGACCGGCAGACCGGCGCGAAAAGAACATCTGATTTTATTGGCCTTGCTTCTTTTGATCATCGGACTCTCGGCATTTGGGGTACAGACCATCGCCTCGCGACGCCGGAGCCGGGAAACACTCGCAGCCAGCCAGGCAGCACAGCTGAAGGAAGCTGAAATCAAGGAACAGCGGGATGCTTATCTGCGTAAATACCGGGAACTCCTGGTACTGGCTCAATCCCAGGAAGTCACCCTGAAGACCAATCTGGATGAGCTTCTCCGGATCAGCAACTGGAGCTGGCTCAATAATATCTTTTTGGACGGCTTCTATGATTCCATGGTAAATAAATTCAGAGACAGCGAGACGTTTAAAACCATGACCAACCGCAATGCTGCCATGGGCGATGTCTTCACCGCTTTGGAAGAGCCGCCGGCCGGTCTGGAAAAAGTTAAAACCCATGCCCTCAAGCTGCGGGATCAATCCCGCAAAATAACCAGAGCATTTTCAGAAACAATGGGTGAAACCACCATTTCTGACATCGAGGGCTGGCTGGATGATTATACGAAAATCCTGGAAAATGCCCGCGCGGCATTATAA